The following coding sequences are from one Triticum dicoccoides isolate Atlit2015 ecotype Zavitan chromosome 4A, WEW_v2.0, whole genome shotgun sequence window:
- the LOC119287910 gene encoding ribosome production factor 1-like: MAREDRKRRQPDGDEAADEGERRGRRDKRPKEEKPAPPLPSEIRNKEKRSEVYAKLKREKKAQKRRLGRERGQAAQRAAELGEEVPEKQVPRTIENTREPDETVCRPDDQELFAGNDADEFNAVLKQVVTPKVLITTCRFNSGRGPAFIKELMQVIPNAQYVNRGTYDLKKIVEYANNREFTSVMVVHTNRREPDALLIINLPEGPTAHFKLSKLVLRKDIKNHGNPTSHKPELVLNNFTTRLGHRVGRMIQSLFPQDPNFRGRRVVTFHNQRDYIFFRHHRYIFEEKEKKIVSKDKKSKGETKTEKQINCRLQECGPRFTLKLLTLQHGTFDTKSGEYEWVHKPDLDTSRRRFFL; the protein is encoded by the exons ATGGCGAGGGAGGACAGGAAGCGGAGGCAGCCTGACGGCGATGAGGCGGCGGACGAGGGCGAGAGGCGGGGGCGGAGGGACAAGAGGCCCAAGGAGGAGAAGCcggcgccgccgctgccctcgGAGATCAGGAACAAGGAGAAGCGCAGCGAGGTGTACGCCAAGCTCAAGCGCGAGAAGAAGGCCCAGAAGCGCAGGCTCGGCCGCGAGCGCGGCCAGGCCGCCCAGCGTGCCGCCGAGCTTGGCGAGGAG GTGCCGGAGAAGCAGGTCCCCCGGACGATCGAGAACACCAGGGAGCCTGACGAGACCGTCTGCCGTCCTGACGACCAGGAG CTGtttgcagggaatgatgctgaTGAATTCAATGCAGTGCTTAAACAAGTAGTAACCCCGAAAGTATTGATTACCACATGCCGCTTCAATTCAGGG AGGGGACCTGCTTTTATTAAGGAGTTAATGCAAGTGATTCCAAATGCTCAATATGTTAATAGAGGAACTTATGACCTGAAGAAA ATTGTGGAATATGCAAATAACAGAGAGTTCACTTCAGTCATGGTCGTCCACACAAATCGACGGGAACCTG ATGCACTGCTGATCATCAACCTACCTGAGGGCCCTACTGCACATTTTAAGCTATCCAAGCTCGTTCTGCGGAAGGATATAAAG AACCATGGGAACCCTACAAGTCATAAGCCAGAGTTGGTGTTGAACAATTTTACTACGCGCCTTGGTCACCGTGTTGGGAG GATGATAcaatctcttttccctcaagacccAAATTTCCGTGGCCGCCGAGTTGTGACCTTCCACAATCAGCGAGACTATATATTTTTCCGTCATCACAG GTACATCTTTGAGGAGAAAGAAAAGAAGATCGTTTCAAAGGACAAGAAATCGAAGGGTGAAACGAAAACTGAGAAGCAAATAAACTGCCGCCTTCAG GAATGCGGCCCTCGGTTCACCCTGAAGCTGCTCACATTGCAACACGGGACCTTCGACACCAAAAGCGGGGAGTACGAGTGGGTTCACaag CCCGACCTGGACACGAGCAGGAGAAGGTTTTTCCTGTGA